A genomic region of Denticeps clupeoides chromosome 9, fDenClu1.1, whole genome shotgun sequence contains the following coding sequences:
- the LOC114796440 gene encoding methyltransferase-like protein 2 yields MRPLLGRSLVAVARGTHLGPCRLGHRGRPAAPLGSRILTQPEHVFRHNMWDHVQWSEEEKDAARQKARENSAERVPREEQDKYDRDAHKFWDDFYGMHQNKFFKDRRWLFLEFPELLPPNPDCGAARAGQSGSNESAEAAGSSFRILEVGCGAGNSVFPIITSIRDGRAFLYCCDFSPRAVQLVKEHPDYDPSLCHAFVQDVCEETASFPFPPCSLDVILAVFVLSSIRPERVQSVLHRLAQHLKPGGIFLFRDYGRHDLSQLRFKKGQCLSDNFYARQDGTCVYFFTADEVRRLFTSAGLTELQNLEDRRLQVNRGKKVVMRRVWMQAKFQKPQTTPTDVTHQP; encoded by the exons atgCGGCCGCTGCTCGGACGGTCCCTTGTGGCGGTGGCTCGGGGGACACACCTGGGTCCCTGCAGACTGGGCCACAGAGGAAGACCCGCCGCCCCCCTGGGGTCCAGGATCCTCACCCAGCCTGAACACGTCTTCCGTCACAACATGTG GGACCATGTTCAGTGGTCCGAGGAGGAGAAAGACGCCGCCAGACAGAAGGCTCGGGAAAACTCTGCCGAGCGAGTTCCTCGTGAGGAGCAAG ATAAATATGACCGAGATGCTCATAAATTCTGGGACGACTTTTACGGGATGCACCAGAACAAGTTCTTCAAGGACAGGAGGTGGCTTTTCCTGGAGTTCCCTGAGCTTCTTCCACCCAACCCAGACTGCGGTGCTGCCCGGGCGGGTCAGTCCGGCTCGAATGAGAGCGCAGAAGCTGCAGGGTCGTCCTTCAGGATACTAGAG GTGGGATGTGGAGCTGGTAACAGTGTGTTTCCGATCATTACTTCCATTAG AGATGGCCGAGCGTTTCTGTACTGTTGCGACTTCTCTCCACGAGCAGTTCAGCTGGTCAAA GAGCACCCAGACTACGACCCTTCCTTGTGCCACGCCTTCGTACAGGACGTGTGTGAGGAGACGGCCTCCTTCCCCTTCCCGCCGTGCAGCCTGGACGTCATCCTGGCGGTCTTCGTGCTCTCCTCCATCCGGCCCGAGCG CGTCCAGAGCGTTCTACACCGGCTGGCACAACATCTGAAGCCAGGAGGGATCTTCCTCTTTCGGGATTATGGCCGACACGATCTGTCCCAGCTGCGCTTTAAAAAAG GTCAGTGCCTGTCGGACAACTTCTACGCCCGTCAGGATGGAACATGCGTCTACTTCTTCACCGCAG ACGAAGTTCGCCGCCTGTTCACCAGCGCCGGCCTGACGGAGCTTCAGAACCTGGAGGACCGGCGGCTGCAGGTGAACCGGGGGAAGAAGGTGGTGATGAGGAGGGTGTGGATGCAGGCCAAGTTCCAGAAGCCCCAGACGACACCTACCGATGTCACCCACCAACCGTGA